A genomic region of Clostridia bacterium contains the following coding sequences:
- a CDS encoding L,D-transpeptidase family protein — MEMQIEVNLTLRRLKLFDRYSVKGIYPVAIGKPQTPTPTGFYHITRKIINPGGILGTRWMELSIPSDDGPYGIHGTTQPWSIGKAVSNGCIRMYNHHVEEVFDQVRIGTPVLIVKTQAADEMDWRPHPSQPYYLVRPGDTLWQISQRCGIPMETLLRLNHLSNPDRIYPGQKLIITHNKIY, encoded by the coding sequence ATGGAAATGCAAATAGAAGTGAATCTTACCTTACGCCGGTTAAAGCTGTTCGACAGGTATTCCGTGAAAGGGATATATCCCGTAGCCATCGGCAAGCCGCAGACTCCTACGCCCACGGGATTTTACCATATCACCCGCAAAATCATCAACCCGGGCGGCATCTTGGGCACCCGCTGGATGGAGCTGTCTATTCCCAGCGATGACGGGCCTTACGGCATCCACGGCACCACCCAACCCTGGTCCATCGGCAAAGCCGTATCCAACGGTTGTATCAGGATGTACAACCACCATGTGGAAGAGGTCTTTGACCAGGTCAGGATCGGCACACCGGTCCTGATTGTCAAAACCCAGGCTGCTGATGAGATGGACTGGAGACCGCACCCGTCCCAGCCATATTACCTGGTCCGGCCGGGAGATACTCTCTGGCAAATATCCCAGCGGTGCGGGATTCCCATGGAAACCCTACTCAGATTAAATCACCTGTCCAACCCGGATCGCATTTACCCCGGCCAAAAGCTCATCATCACCCATAACAAGATTTACTAG
- the gcvT gene encoding glycine cleavage system aminomethyltransferase GcvT — MSGLKRTPLYDAHVALGAKMVEFGGWEMPVQYSGIVNEHHAVRQRAGLFDVSHMGEFVLKGPDAFQAVQKLFTADFSQQAVGQCMYTIMCYPHGGAVDDLIVYKTGEDEYMLVVNAGNIEKDYAWMQEHMVGLQVEFKDISGETAEVALQGPKALEILQQLTDAPVGDLKPYWFLRGKVAGKDCLISRTGYTGEDGFEIYTSPADIRTVWDSILETGKGIVEPAGLGARDSLRFEAKMPLYGHELSEDITPLEAMLGRFVALDKQEDFIGKEALRKQKEEGIPRKIRGLEMVGRGIARAGYPVKKDGTVIGYITSGMPAPTVGKNLGMALIKSEFAEIGTEVDVEIRGKDVKAMIIKTPFLQKGAK, encoded by the coding sequence GTGTCTGGGTTAAAGAGAACACCATTATATGATGCACATGTGGCTTTGGGAGCTAAAATGGTCGAATTCGGCGGGTGGGAAATGCCTGTCCAGTACAGCGGGATCGTCAATGAACATCATGCCGTAAGGCAAAGAGCGGGTCTTTTTGACGTGAGCCACATGGGAGAATTTGTGTTGAAAGGGCCGGACGCTTTCCAAGCGGTCCAAAAACTGTTCACGGCTGACTTCTCCCAGCAGGCCGTAGGGCAATGCATGTATACCATCATGTGCTATCCCCATGGCGGTGCCGTGGACGATTTAATCGTGTACAAGACCGGCGAGGATGAGTACATGCTGGTGGTTAATGCGGGCAATATTGAGAAGGATTATGCCTGGATGCAAGAACATATGGTAGGTTTGCAAGTGGAATTCAAGGACATTTCCGGTGAGACCGCCGAGGTGGCGCTGCAGGGACCGAAAGCATTGGAAATCCTGCAGCAGTTGACTGATGCACCGGTGGGAGACCTGAAGCCTTACTGGTTCTTACGGGGTAAGGTGGCGGGCAAGGATTGCTTGATATCCCGGACGGGTTATACCGGGGAGGACGGTTTTGAGATTTATACCAGCCCGGCTGACATTCGCACCGTGTGGGACAGCATTTTAGAGACCGGCAAAGGGATCGTGGAACCGGCTGGTCTCGGTGCGAGGGATTCTTTACGTTTTGAAGCGAAAATGCCTTTGTACGGCCATGAACTCAGTGAAGACATCACGCCGCTGGAAGCCATGCTGGGTCGTTTTGTAGCTTTAGATAAACAAGAAGACTTTATCGGCAAGGAAGCGCTGCGGAAACAAAAAGAAGAAGGAATACCCAGAAAAATCAGAGGCTTGGAGATGGTGGGCCGCGGCATTGCCCGGGCCGGGTACCCGGTGAAAAAAGACGGTACGGTCATTGGGTATATCACCTCAGGCATGCCGGCGCCGACCGTCGGGAAAAACCTGGGGATGGCCTTAATTAAGAGCGAGTTTGCCGAGATCGGCACGGAAGTGGATGTGGAAATCCGGGGTAAAGACGTGAAAGCAATGATTATAAAAACACCATTTCTTCAGAAGGGGGCTAAATAA
- the gcvH gene encoding glycine cleavage system protein GcvH, which yields MSFPSELKYSKEHEWVRVDGNKAVIGITSHAAEALGDVVFVELPEVGDHFGAGDAFGSVESVKAVSDVFSPVSGTVVAVNEALLDSPELVNSDPYGEGWMVEFEMDDPSQVDDLLSASDYEAFLKEE from the coding sequence ATGAGTTTTCCAAGTGAATTAAAGTATTCCAAAGAACACGAGTGGGTCAGAGTGGACGGTAACAAAGCCGTCATCGGTATTACTTCCCATGCTGCTGAAGCTTTAGGAGATGTTGTTTTCGTGGAGCTGCCGGAAGTTGGGGATCATTTCGGAGCGGGCGACGCCTTCGGCTCCGTGGAGTCCGTGAAGGCCGTTTCCGACGTCTTTAGCCCTGTCTCCGGCACCGTAGTGGCGGTCAACGAAGCCTTGCTGGACTCCCCCGAACTGGTGAACAGCGATCCCTACGGGGAAGGCTGGATGGTGGAATTTGAAATGGACGATCCGTCGCAAGTGGATGACCTGCTGTCCGCCAGCGATTACGAGGCCTTTCTTAAGGAGGAATAA
- a CDS encoding aminomethyl-transferring glycine dehydrogenase subunit GcvPA — translation MNYVPHRKEEQQEMLAAVGKQSIDELYQDIPAEVRLQRDLHVAGGLSEIELRRLLGGLAKKNRNLEEYVSFLGAGAYEHYIPALVDQLLLRSEFYTAYTPYQPEISQGTLQNIYEYQTMICELTGMDVSNASMYDGASALAEAVVMACEQTRRKEFVIAAAVHPEYRETVTTYTKTRGLTGVSLGYKDGVTCAGEAAGLVTDKTAALVVQYPNFFGNVEDLKRLAEVAHAKGALLVVAVVDPVSLGILEAPGVLGADIVVGEGQSFGNHISFGGPHIGFFAAKEKYVRRMPGRIVGVTVDNRGQRAFVLTLQAREQHIRREKATSNICSNQALNALAVNMALTALGKEGLRDMAYQCLQKAHYAFKQLTAIPGVEPMFPGKPFFKEFVLKLPKDPEQVNEALLAHKIIGGLPLKGFYPELAGGLLVCVTELRTKEEIDCFAEKLGGLM, via the coding sequence GTGAATTATGTCCCGCATCGGAAAGAAGAACAGCAAGAGATGCTTGCCGCAGTAGGCAAGCAGTCCATCGATGAGCTGTATCAAGATATTCCGGCTGAAGTACGGCTGCAAAGGGACCTCCATGTAGCCGGCGGGCTGTCCGAGATTGAGCTGAGACGCTTACTGGGAGGGCTGGCCAAGAAAAACCGCAACCTGGAGGAGTACGTGAGTTTTCTCGGGGCCGGCGCCTACGAGCACTATATCCCCGCTTTGGTGGACCAGCTGCTCCTGCGCTCCGAGTTCTATACGGCTTATACGCCCTACCAGCCGGAAATCAGTCAAGGTACCCTGCAAAACATCTACGAATACCAGACCATGATCTGCGAGCTCACCGGCATGGATGTTTCCAATGCTTCCATGTACGACGGGGCCAGCGCCCTGGCGGAAGCGGTGGTCATGGCTTGTGAACAAACCAGGCGGAAAGAATTCGTCATTGCCGCCGCTGTGCATCCCGAATACCGGGAGACGGTGACCACTTACACCAAAACCCGGGGCTTAACCGGGGTTTCCTTAGGCTATAAAGACGGGGTGACCTGTGCGGGCGAAGCCGCCGGGTTGGTAACTGACAAGACGGCAGCCCTGGTGGTGCAGTACCCGAACTTCTTCGGCAACGTGGAAGACCTCAAGAGACTTGCCGAGGTGGCCCATGCCAAAGGGGCCCTGTTAGTGGTAGCGGTAGTGGATCCCGTGTCCCTGGGTATCCTGGAGGCTCCCGGTGTACTGGGCGCCGATATCGTAGTGGGCGAAGGCCAGAGCTTTGGTAACCATATCAGCTTTGGCGGGCCTCATATCGGCTTTTTTGCCGCCAAGGAAAAATACGTGCGGCGGATGCCCGGCCGGATCGTCGGTGTCACGGTGGATAACCGGGGTCAGCGGGCGTTCGTGTTGACCCTGCAGGCCCGCGAGCAGCATATCAGGAGGGAAAAAGCTACTTCCAACATCTGCTCCAACCAAGCCTTAAACGCCCTGGCGGTGAACATGGCGCTGACTGCCCTGGGCAAGGAGGGCCTGCGGGATATGGCTTACCAGTGCCTGCAAAAGGCCCATTACGCTTTCAAGCAGCTGACGGCCATTCCGGGGGTGGAACCCATGTTCCCGGGCAAACCTTTCTTTAAAGAATTTGTACTTAAGCTGCCCAAAGACCCGGAACAAGTGAACGAGGCCCTTTTGGCACACAAGATCATCGGCGGCCTGCCCTTAAAGGGGTTCTATCCTGAACTGGCCGGCGGGCTGTTGGTCTGTGTCACGGAGCTGCGGACCAAGGAAGAAATTGACTGCTTCGCAGAAAAGTTGGGGGGACTGATGTAA